The following proteins are co-located in the Hydrogenobacter hydrogenophilus genome:
- a CDS encoding metal-sensitive transcriptional regulator, whose translation MERCDIYLSEESVKELVSRLSKIEGQIKGLQKMIQEKRSCDEILIQISAVRSALSSVAVKLLEEHVQSCVKPSVEAGDIRALEEFLDAVKKLVKGGC comes from the coding sequence ATGGAGAGGTGCGATATTTACCTGTCTGAAGAAAGTGTAAAGGAGCTAGTCAGCAGACTTTCAAAGATAGAGGGTCAGATAAAGGGCTTACAGAAGATGATTCAGGAGAAAAGAAGCTGTGATGAAATACTGATTCAGATATCTGCTGTGAGATCCGCTCTTAGCTCGGTAGCGGTCAAGCTTCTTGAGGAGCATGTTCAGTCCTGCGTTAAGCCAAGCGTGGAAGCAGGTGATATAAGAGCATTGGAAGAATTCTTAGACGCTGTAAAAAAGTTAGTAAAAGGAGGTTGTTGA